A region of Clostridia bacterium DNA encodes the following proteins:
- the rpsQ gene encoding 30S ribosomal protein S17, translating into MADIRPKRKVRLGRVVSDKMDKTVVVLVESFRKHDLYGRRMRTSKRYLAHDEENRCRVGDKVLIMETRPLSARKRWRVAEILETSAQPVPEHDLAEE; encoded by the coding sequence TTGGCGGATATAAGGCCTAAGCGCAAGGTTCGGTTGGGCCGGGTTGTAAGCGACAAGATGGATAAGACCGTAGTTGTCCTGGTGGAATCTTTTCGTAAGCACGATCTGTACGGGCGGCGGATGCGGACCAGCAAGCGCTACCTAGCCCATGACGAAGAGAATCGTTGTCGGGTAGGCGACAAAGTATTGATCATGGAGACTCGACCGCTTAGCGCCCGCAAGCGCTGGCGGGTAGCAGAAATCCTGGAGACTTCCGCTCAGCCAGTGCCCGAGCACGACCTGGCGGAAGAATAG